Part of the Dermatophilus congolensis genome is shown below.
CATGGCTAGGTAAGAGCCGCCGTATGCCTTACGGAGAACAACAGTGATCTTAGGAACCGTGGCCGAGCTGTAGGCGAAGAGCATTTTTGCGCCGTGGCGGATGATGCCGCCGTACTCCTGCTCAACCCCAGGCAAGAAGCCGGGAACGTCAACGAGGTTGACTACAGGAATGTTGAAGGCGTTGCAGAAACGCACGAACCGGGCAACTTTGTCGGAGGCGTTGATGTCTAGAGAACCAGCGAGGAAGTTGGGCTGATTCGCGATGATTCCCACAGATCGACCAGTCACTCGTCCGAAACCGATGACAACGTTCATTGCCCAACCAGCCTGCACCTCGAGGAAATCCGAATCATCAACGATGAGCGAGATGACCTCGCGGATGTCGTATCCGCGCTTGGTGTCTTCGGGAATGATGTCGTTGAGCTCAGGGATGTCTTCGACATCGTCGTTGCCATCGACGATGGGGGGCATTTCGGAGTTGTTGCTGGGCAGGAAGCTCAGGAGTTTCTTCGCGATGAGCATGGCTTGAGCGTCATCGTCGGCAACAAAGTGCGTGACACCGGAGCGGGTCATGTGCGCGCCCGGGCCGCCGAGATCTTCAGCGGAGACTTCCTCTCCCGTGACCTGCTTGATCACACCAGGACCGGTGATGAACATGCGAGATTCTTTGGTTTGGATGATGAAGTCGGTTAGTGCGGGGGAGTAGGCGGCACCGCCAGCGCACGGACCAGCGATGATAGAGATCTGTGGCACCACCCCGGAGAGCGCGACGTTCTGGAAGAACACTTTGCCGTATCCGGATAGCGAGTCGATGCCTTCTTGGACGCGGGCTCCACCGGAGTCGTTGATGAAGATGAAGGGCGTCCCGTTTTCCAGTGATGCTTTTTGAACGACCGTGACTTTTTCGGACTGTTTTTCACCGGCGGAGCCGCCCATGACGGTGAAGTCTTGGCTGGCGATGTGAACGGGGCGCCCCAGCACGGTAGCGGAGCCAGTGACGACGCCGTCGGCGGGGGCTTTGGCTTTGTCCATGCCGAACAAAGTGGTGCGGTGTTGAGCGAAGAGCCCTAGTTCAGCGAAGCTGCCTTCGTCGGCGAGTTCGGTGATGCGTTCACGGGCTGTGAGTTTGCCTTGCTCATGCTGTTTTTCGATGCGGGCTTCGCCACCGCCAGCTTCGAGTTCTGCGCGGTGGGCGCGGAGTTCTTTGATCCGCTCCGCCATGGTTGTGGGTTTGTCAGCCATGTGTGGTCCTTAAGAATGTGTGGAGGCGGTTAGGGGCTGTGGTCAGGCCGGTTTAACGGTGACGGAGTGGCTCTTGCCTCCGACGGTGACGTTGTAGGTGATGGGGACGCGGATGGGGCCGTTTTTGGTGTCTCCGGCTTGGGCTGCGCGTTCTGCTTCGAGCTCTTCGGGGCTTTGGCCGACGTTCTTGGGGCCTTCGGGCCGGGTAGCCCAGAAGCCAGGGGCGACTTTGGGGAACATGGCGTAGGTGAGGACGTCTTCATCAGTGCCGTCGAAGCCGGGGATGTTGGCTGCTTCCTCTTTGAGCTTGTCCCATTCGGGTTCGATGAGGTCGGCAGGCCGGACAGTGATGGGCTCTTTGCCTGTTTGTGCTTTGGCTTGTTCGACCACTTCGGGGTTCATGTCGCCGATGGTGGTGCCGTAGTAGCCGAGCATGAGGTCGGCGAACTCGGCGGTGAGGACTTTGTATTTGCCCATGAGGACGTTGAACACCGCTTGGGTGCCAACGATTTGGCTCGAGGGAGTCACGAGTGGGGGGTATCCGGCGTCTTTGCGGACGCGGGGTACCTCTTCGAGTACTTCTTCGAGGCGGTCGGCAGCTCCCTGTTGTTTGAGCTGGGACTCCATGTTGGAGATCATGCCGCCGGGGATTTGGCTATCGAAGATGGCGGTGTCGACGGTGTAGCTCGACATGAACTTCTGGTAGCGGGGTTTGATTTTGGCGAAGTGCTGTTTGACGTTTTTTAGCAGCTCTTTGTTGAGGTCAGCGATGTAGCCGGTGCCTTCGAGCATTTCTTGGAGGGATTCGGTGGGGTTGTGGCCCGGCCCTAGGGACATGGAGCTGATGGCAGTGTCGACGACGTCTGCGCCTGCCTCGATGGCTTTCATAAGGGAGACCAGGGTTACTCCGGTGGTGGAGTGGCAGTGGATGTTGATCTGCATGTCAGGCAGTTCATTTTTGATGGCTTTGACGATGTCGTAAGCCGGTTGGGGTTTGAGTAGGGCTGCCATGTCTTTGAGGGCAATAGAGTCCACACCCATGTCGGCTAGCTGTTTGGCGAGTTCGACGTAGCCCTCAACGGTGTGCAGCGGGCTGGTGGTGTAGCAGACGGTGCCTTGGGCGTGCCCGCCGGCGCGTTTAACAGCAGCGATAGCGTGTTCGAGGTTGCGAGGGTCGTTGAGGGCATCGAAGACACGGAAAACATCCATGCCGTTTTCGACGGCTTTTTCAACGAAGTGGTCGACGACATCGTCCCCGTAGTGGCGGTAACCCAGGAGGTTCTGCCCGCGCAGCAACATTTGTGTGCGCGTGTTTGGCATGAGTTTGCGGAAGGTGCGTAGGCGCTCCCACGGGTCTTCGTTGAGGAACCGGATACAGGAGTCGAAGGTGGCTCCGCCCCAGCATTCGACGCTCCAGAAACCTGCTTGGTCCAGGTCTGCGCAGGCGTCGACCATGTCCTCGAGTGCCATGCGCGTTGCCATGAGGCTTTGGTGTGCATCGCGGAGTGCGAGTTCGGTGACGCCGATCTGTCGCTGCGTGGTCATGGTGTGAGGTTGTCACGGTCTTGGTGGGATGCGCGCAACCTTTGGAGAAACCGGGACCAGAGTCACATGGAAGGTGTGAGCTGGGTTACGGGCTAGTGGATGGGGTTGCGACGCGCCGCTGCAGGAACGGGGTTCGTGTGGGCGAGGCGGCTAGGGTGCTGTGGCGTGTAGCCGGGGGTTTCTTGTTCGTTTCGTGTTCTGGGAGGGCAGGGGTTGTGATCTCGTTCACGGATGTGGTCAAGACGTATCGGCGTGGTGTGAAGCCGGCGTTGGATGGGGTTTCTTTTGAGGTGGGGGCCGGTGAGTTTGTTTTTGTGGTGGGTGCTTCAGGGTCGGGTAAGTCGACGTTGATTCGGTTGCTGTTGGCTGAGGAGAAGGTTTCTTCGGGGGAGCTGTCGGCGTTGGGGTGGGATGTGGTGCGGCTGCCGCGTCGGCGGGTGCCGCAGTTGCGTCGTCAGATTGGGGTTGTTTTTCAGGATTATCGGTTGTTGCCGGATCGGGATGTGCAGGCGAATGTGGCGTATGTGCTGCATGTGTTGGGGTACAACCCTGCGGATGTGGATCGGTTAGTGCCAGAGACGTTGGATGTGGTGGGGGTGGGGTCGTTAGCGCGGCGGTTGCCGCATGAGTTGAGTGGTGGGGAGCAGCAGCGGGTGGCGTTGGCGCGGGCGTTGGTGAAGCGGCCGTCGTTGTTGTTGGCGGATGAGCCGACGGGAAATCTGGATCCGGAGGCGACCGAGAGCATTGTTGAGTTGTTGGGGCGGGTGAATGCGGAGGGGACGACGGTGTTGATGGCTACGCATGATGATCGGGTGGTGGATATGGCTGGTCGGCGGGTGATTGAGCTGTGTGATGGGGTGGTTGTTCGAGATGAGGTTGGTGGTAGGTATCGGGTGGTGGCTTCGGGTGAGGGGCATGGGGGTGAGCTGCTGTGAGGCCGACGTTTTTGGTGCAGGAGGTGGGGGCGGGTTTGCGTCGCAATCTAGGGGCGTTTGTGTCGATTGTGATTGTGGCGATGGTCAGTGTTGTGTTTTTGGGGGTGGGGATGTTGTCGGGGCGGCAGGTGGATGCTGCGAAGGGGTATTGGTACGACAAGGTTGAGGTGTCGATTTTTTTGTGTACGGCATCGTCGCCGGATGCGGGGTGTGGGGGTAAGCCGGTGACTGCGGTGCAGCAGGCGGCGGTGCGGGAGTTGCTGGATGCCTCTTCGAAGGTGGTGGCGTCGTATGAGTTTGAGTCTCAGCATCAGGCGTATGAGCGGTTCCGGGCGCAGTTTGCGGGTAATCCAGCGTTTGCGCGTACTCCGGCTTCGGCTGTTCCGGCGGCGTTTCGGGTGAAGTTGGTGGATCCGAGTGAGTATGCGGTGGTTCATCAAATGTTTGGTGGGATGCCGGGGGTGGCGGCGGTGAAGGATATTCGTCAGGTGGTGGATCCGTTGATTCGGGTGTTGGACTTTTTGCGGGTGACTGCGTGGGGAGTTGCTGGGGTGATGTCGGTGGCGATGGTGTTGTTGTTGGTGACGACGATTCGTCAGGTGGCGTGGACGAGGCGTCATGAGACTGGGGTGAAGCGGGTGGTGGGGGCTTCGAAGGGGGCTTTGCAGTTGCCTTTTATGGTGGAGATGGTTGCTGCGGTGCTGGTGGCGTGTGTGCTGGCGGTGGGGGTTTTGTGGGGGGCGGTGCGTTTTGGGGTGGCTGAGTTGGCTGCAAAGTTTTCTGATTTTGGGTGGATTACTCCGGTGGATGTGTTGGTGGTGGCGCCGGTGTTGGTGGGGTGCGGGGTTGATGTGGCGGTGGTTGTGTCGTGGGTGGCGTTGGGTCGGTATGTGCGGGTGTGAGTCGGGGGTTGGGTGTTGTTGGGGTGCCTGTACGGTGGTGGAGTCTGAGCGTGAGCTATGGAGTGGTTTGCGCGGTAGTTGTGTGACCAGTGGGAGCACTGGGTTGAGGAAGGCAGTGGCAGATGGCCAAGGAGTCGGGTGTGAAGGTGATCGCGCGTAATAAGAAGGCGCGTCACGATTATTTGATTGAGGACACCTATGAGGCCGGTCTGGCGTTGATGGGTACTGAGGTGAAGTCGCTGCGGTTGGGGCGGGCTTCGTTGGTGGATGGGTTTGCGTCGTTTTCGCGTTCGGGTGAGGTGTGGTTGGAGGGTGTGCACATTCCGGAGTATGTGCAGGGGACATGGACGAATCATTCGGCTCGGCGGCGGCGCAAGTTGTTGTTGCATCGGGCTGAGATCGAGAAGTTGGAGTCCAAGGCCAGGGAGGCAGGGCACACGGTGGTGCCGTTGTCGCTGTATTTCAAGGATGGTCGGGTGAAGGTGGAGATTGCGTTGGCCAAGGGTAAGCGGGAGTACGACAAGCGTCAGGCGTTGCGTGAGCGTCAGGATCGTCGTGAGGCGGAGAGGGCGATGTCGGTGGCGTTTAAGCGGGGTCGGTGAGGCGCGGCTGTTTTTTCGTGAATGGGATTGGGGCGTAGTGATGGGGTTGTTGATGGGTGTGGCTCGGGTAGGTGTTGCCTCGGGGATGCGTCGGTGGGTGGGGCGTGGCGTGTCGGGGCTGTGTGTGGCTGTGGTGTTGGTAGGTGTGGGTGTTGGTGGGGCGTGGGCGCAGCAGGGGGACCGTATCGCTGATTATCGGGTGGAGTATTCGCTGCGTCCTGATGGTGAGGTGTGGGCGCGGGAGACGGTGGATTACGTGTTCGGTGGTGGCAAGGACCGGCACGGCATTTTTATGGACTGGACGGTGCGGCGGAATCTTCCGGAAAGTCCGGGGCATTTCCGTGAGTACGAGATGTCGATTGTGAATGTGACGAGCCCTACGGGTGCTTCGACGGTGTATGAGAAGCGGGATCGTGGTGGTGTGTTGCGGCTGCAGATCGGGGATAAGAAGCGGTCTGTGTCGGGGCGGCAGCGTTACGTGGTCGAGTATCGCGTTAAGGGCGTGGTGAACCGGATTCCGGGTAAGGATGGTGCTGCCGATACGCAGGAGTTGTTCCTGAACCCGGTGGCGACTCATTGGGAGGCGCCGATTGATCAGGCGACGGTGACGGTGACAGGTCCGGTTGGTTCTGAGCGTCGGGAATGCTGGGTGGGGGAGGAAGGATCCAGGGATAAGTCTGGGTGTGTTGGGGAGTCTGTGGGGGGTACAGATACTTTCATTGCGACAGGGTTAGGGATGCAGGGTGAGAAGCACCTGGGCATGACTGTGGTGACGGGGTATCAGGGTGGGACGGTCAGTAATGATCAGCCGATCATCCGGGAGGGTGATGCTGAGGGTGGGCGTGCGCTGACGGAGTTTGTGCCGCAGTGGGTGGCTACGGCGATGGGTGCGGGCAGTGTTGGTGTGGGTGGGTTGGCGTTTGTGGGCGCGGTTGTGGGGGTGGGGGCTGCGTATCGGCGTCGTGGTCGTGATGAGCAGTTTGTTGGGTTGACCCCTGGGGTATTGCCTGGTGGTGAGGATGCGGTGACGGAGGCGGTGCGGTTGTCTGCGTCTGCTCCGGTGGCGGTGCGTTTTGAGCCTCCGCAGGATTCGCTGCCGGGGTTGATTGGGACGTTGCAGGATGAGTCTGCAGACATGGTGGATGTGACGGCCTCGATCGTTGACTTGGCGGTGCGTGGGGTTGTGGTTATTGAGGAGGTTCCGCGTCAGGGGAAGGATTCGGATTGGCGGATTCGTCGCGGTGAGAACTTTGATGAGGGTCAGCTGCTCAGGTATGAGCGGACTTTGGTGCAGGCGTTGTTGGGGTCTTCGGAGACGGCGTTGTTGTCTTCTCGTCGTCGGCAGATGGCTACGCGGGTTGATCTGGTCAAGTCGTATATGTATGACGAGGTGACTGCGCGTGGGTGGTTTAGGCAGAACCCGAAGCAGACACGTTCGGCGTGGGCTGGTTTGGGTGTGATTTTGCTTATCGCGGGTGCTGTTTTGGCTGCTCCGTTGCTGTTTATGTCCGGGACTGTGGCGTTGACTGGTGCGCAGTTTGGGATGTTTTTGTGTGCTGGTGCTGGGGTCGCTGCCGCTGGCGTGGTGGTGTTGTTGATGGCGCGTTCGATGGTGGCGCGTACGGCGGCAGGTACAGCTGTGTTGCATCAGGCTCGTGGTTTTAAGGAGTACTTGGTGACGGCTGAGGCGGGGCAGATCCGTTTTGAGGAGGCGGAGAAGGTCTTCAGTCGTTATTTGCCGTATGCGATTGTTTTTGGGGTGGCAGAGAAGTGGGCGAAGATCTTCGATGAGGTTGTGGCTGCGGCTAAAGCTGAGGGTGCGGTAGTGGATTCGCCGTCGTGGTATTCCGGTGGCGCTACGGCGTGGGATTACGTGGTTTTCACCTCGATGCTGCGTGATTTTTCGGGAAGTGCTGAGAGTGCTTTTTCTGCCCCGATTGACAGCGGTAGCGGTGGGGGGTCTGCGGGCGCTTCAGGGCAAAGCGGTTTTGGTGGGGGCGGTTCAGTTGGTGGTGGTGGTTTTGGTGGAGGTGGTGGTGGTTCGTGGTGAGGTGGTGTTTGAGCACCGCTGGCCGTGATGTGGGGTTAGCGTGGTGAGGTGGGCGCTGCGTGCAGTGTCGGGTGTTTCGTTGTTGCACAAGGATGTACGAGGACAGGAGCGGCTATGGGCGACGAGATGATTCATGAGATGACCAAGGAAGAAGCCGTCGAGGTTCTGGAGTCGTTGAGGTTTGGGCGGCTTGCTACAGCGGTAGCTGGAGTCCCTTTTATTACGCCGTTGAATTATGTTGCGCGTGATGGTGCTGTTTATTTCCGGACGGCCGAGGGAAACAAATTAATGGGTTTGACCATCAATGCGGATGTGGCTTTTGAGGCGGATCGTTTCGTTGATGGGTGTGCTGAGAGCGTGATTGTGATGGGGCGCGCTGAGGAGGTGGTTGCGGGGCAGGAACGAGAGTTTGCTGAGTCGCTGCCGCTGCAGCCGTGGATTGAGACCGATAAGCAGCATGTGGTGAAAATCGCGGTGGGGGAGATTTCTGGGCGGCGGTTTCAGCTGAATGAGTTTGCGCAGTTGTGATGGGTGCACGGTGGTAGCGGTGTGTTTCTGGTGAGGGGTTTCGCTGCTGGAGCGCGCTGAGCTATCGTTGGTTTCCCGGTCTGTGGTGTACAGGCAGGGCGTGTTACTCGATAACAAAACAGTGTGAGACACCCCATGGGGGTGATCGGTTTCGACGTCGATAGTTCGGCCAGGGGAAGCGGGCCGAGGATGCAGGGTTATCTCGTTAACGCTCCCTGTAAACCAATAGGTGCCGATTCCAAGCGCACCGACTTCGCCCTCGCCGCCTGAGCGAGCGCATAAAGAAGTCCGTCAGCCTAGGTTTGATTCCGGCCTAGTTCCTGGCGTCATCTAGGAATCTTGCTGCAATGTCATGTCGGGGGGCATTGCGGGACTTTTACTCGACTGGGCCTGTGTTCGGGAACGTGTGCGTGCGTGCCCGAAGGCTGAGAAACACCTAAGCGCACTGCGCCCGGAGAAGTCCTGGTCTTTCATCGGCGGACGCGGGTTCGATTCCCGCCACCTCCACCATTTGTGTGTCTCGCACTGGTTATCTGTGCGCGTGAAGGCCGGGCCCCATCAGGGGCCCGGCCTTCACGCTATGGGTGGGTTTTAGTTGCTGTCGCCAGCTTGTTCGTTGCCCTGGCGTTCTGCCATTTCTTTGCGTACCTGTTCCATGTCCAGGTTGCGGGCCTGGGTGATGAGGTCTTCGAGGGCAGGTGCTGACAGTGCGCCGGCTTGGGAGAAGACTGGGATGCCTTCTTTGACGATCATGATCGTGGGGATGGAGGTGATGTTGGCGGCGGCGGCGATGGACTGTTCGGCCTCAGTGTCGAGCTTGGCGAACGTGATGTCTTCGTGCTTTTCAGATACCTGTTCGAAGATGGGTGCGAACTGGCGGCAGGGGCCGCACCAGGAGGCCCAGAAGTCGATGAGGACGATGTTGGTCGCGGAGATCGTCTGCTCGAAGTTCTGTTCGGTCAGTGCCACTGTGGTCATGATGGCGGCAACGTCGGGCAGGGGGTGTTTGATTCCTTAGTCGATGAATCTGTGTGAATCGATTCGACGCGACCCTGCTAAATCCTGCAGACGTGTCGCACGCTGTATCCGGGGGAGTTGTGTGATGAGTTAGCAATCAGCAGCTGGGTGACAGCGGTCGTCGTGCGCAGGGCGACTTCGCGAACGTGGAGGTGTGAGTCGTGCAGACCGTGATTGCTTATGCAGGCGGGGGGCTCCTCGGAGCGTGTGCAGCAGGGGTTGCTTCGGGTGGAGCGAGCCTACGAGGGCAGGTGGGGTGTTAGACCTAAGTCGCATGCGCATCACTCTGCAACGTGCGGGCTAGTTGAGTGGTCGCGCTGCCCGTCGACGTTCCGCTGGCCCGCATGGGTGCAGCAAGGGTCGCAGGCTGTGGCCTCGGTAGGCACCCCGTTGGGTGTTGAGCGCATCACGCAAAAGGCACCTGCAGATGCGGCGATCGAGGTGGCGCGGGTTCTTCGGAGCGCTCCTCGCAGGATCTTGGATCTTACTCCTCCGTTCGTCCTCGGATGCATCGATGCTGACGCGGACCGGCTTGACCTCTTTACAGACGCGCTGGGTGTCGGGCGGCTATTTGAGGTGCGCACTGCGTGGGGACGGGTGTGGAGCAACCGGCCTGTAGCGGCCATCAAGTTCGCTGGGCTGCCGCTGGTGCCAGACCCGCTCGGTTGGTCACAGATGGCAGTGGCGGACGAACTCTTTGGCGAGGTGACCCCGCTCAGAGGAGTCCGGGTTGTTAGGCCGGCAACGAGGGTGAGTTGGCGGCGCTCACGTCTAGCAGTTCAAAGCTTGGACACCGTGTCGAGTCAGCTC
Proteins encoded:
- a CDS encoding pyridoxamine 5'-phosphate oxidase family protein: MGDEMIHEMTKEEAVEVLESLRFGRLATAVAGVPFITPLNYVARDGAVYFRTAEGNKLMGLTINADVAFEADRFVDGCAESVIVMGRAEEVVAGQEREFAESLPLQPWIETDKQHVVKIAVGEISGRRFQLNEFAQL
- a CDS encoding DUF2207 domain-containing protein is translated as MGLLMGVARVGVASGMRRWVGRGVSGLCVAVVLVGVGVGGAWAQQGDRIADYRVEYSLRPDGEVWARETVDYVFGGGKDRHGIFMDWTVRRNLPESPGHFREYEMSIVNVTSPTGASTVYEKRDRGGVLRLQIGDKKRSVSGRQRYVVEYRVKGVVNRIPGKDGAADTQELFLNPVATHWEAPIDQATVTVTGPVGSERRECWVGEEGSRDKSGCVGESVGGTDTFIATGLGMQGEKHLGMTVVTGYQGGTVSNDQPIIREGDAEGGRALTEFVPQWVATAMGAGSVGVGGLAFVGAVVGVGAAYRRRGRDEQFVGLTPGVLPGGEDAVTEAVRLSASAPVAVRFEPPQDSLPGLIGTLQDESADMVDVTASIVDLAVRGVVVIEEVPRQGKDSDWRIRRGENFDEGQLLRYERTLVQALLGSSETALLSSRRRQMATRVDLVKSYMYDEVTARGWFRQNPKQTRSAWAGLGVILLIAGAVLAAPLLFMSGTVALTGAQFGMFLCAGAGVAAAGVVVLLMARSMVARTAAGTAVLHQARGFKEYLVTAEAGQIRFEEAEKVFSRYLPYAIVFGVAEKWAKIFDEVVAAAKAEGAVVDSPSWYSGGATAWDYVVFTSMLRDFSGSAESAFSAPIDSGSGGGSAGASGQSGFGGGGSVGGGGFGGGGGGSW
- a CDS encoding acyl-CoA carboxylase subunit beta encodes the protein MADKPTTMAERIKELRAHRAELEAGGGEARIEKQHEQGKLTARERITELADEGSFAELGLFAQHRTTLFGMDKAKAPADGVVTGSATVLGRPVHIASQDFTVMGGSAGEKQSEKVTVVQKASLENGTPFIFINDSGGARVQEGIDSLSGYGKVFFQNVALSGVVPQISIIAGPCAGGAAYSPALTDFIIQTKESRMFITGPGVIKQVTGEEVSAEDLGGPGAHMTRSGVTHFVADDDAQAMLIAKKLLSFLPSNNSEMPPIVDGNDDVEDIPELNDIIPEDTKRGYDIREVISLIVDDSDFLEVQAGWAMNVVIGFGRVTGRSVGIIANQPNFLAGSLDINASDKVARFVRFCNAFNIPVVNLVDVPGFLPGVEQEYGGIIRHGAKMLFAYSSATVPKITVVLRKAYGGSYLAMCSKDLGADRVFAWPTAEIAVMGAEGAAGVVFRKEIANAEDPEAKRAELVQHYREAFSTPYVAGARSQVDDIIEPASTRRMIAQSLEYLANKRDIRPPKKHGLIPM
- the ftsX gene encoding permease-like cell division protein FtsX, with protein sequence MRPTFLVQEVGAGLRRNLGAFVSIVIVAMVSVVFLGVGMLSGRQVDAAKGYWYDKVEVSIFLCTASSPDAGCGGKPVTAVQQAAVRELLDASSKVVASYEFESQHQAYERFRAQFAGNPAFARTPASAVPAAFRVKLVDPSEYAVVHQMFGGMPGVAAVKDIRQVVDPLIRVLDFLRVTAWGVAGVMSVAMVLLLVTTIRQVAWTRRHETGVKRVVGASKGALQLPFMVEMVAAVLVACVLAVGVLWGAVRFGVAELAAKFSDFGWITPVDVLVVAPVLVGCGVDVAVVVSWVALGRYVRV
- the smpB gene encoding SsrA-binding protein SmpB, giving the protein MAKESGVKVIARNKKARHDYLIEDTYEAGLALMGTEVKSLRLGRASLVDGFASFSRSGEVWLEGVHIPEYVQGTWTNHSARRRRKLLLHRAEIEKLESKAREAGHTVVPLSLYFKDGRVKVEIALAKGKREYDKRQALRERQDRREAERAMSVAFKRGR
- a CDS encoding methylmalonyl-CoA carboxytransferase subunit 5S; the encoded protein is MTTQRQIGVTELALRDAHQSLMATRMALEDMVDACADLDQAGFWSVECWGGATFDSCIRFLNEDPWERLRTFRKLMPNTRTQMLLRGQNLLGYRHYGDDVVDHFVEKAVENGMDVFRVFDALNDPRNLEHAIAAVKRAGGHAQGTVCYTTSPLHTVEGYVELAKQLADMGVDSIALKDMAALLKPQPAYDIVKAIKNELPDMQINIHCHSTTGVTLVSLMKAIEAGADVVDTAISSMSLGPGHNPTESLQEMLEGTGYIADLNKELLKNVKQHFAKIKPRYQKFMSSYTVDTAIFDSQIPGGMISNMESQLKQQGAADRLEEVLEEVPRVRKDAGYPPLVTPSSQIVGTQAVFNVLMGKYKVLTAEFADLMLGYYGTTIGDMNPEVVEQAKAQTGKEPITVRPADLIEPEWDKLKEEAANIPGFDGTDEDVLTYAMFPKVAPGFWATRPEGPKNVGQSPEELEAERAAQAGDTKNGPIRVPITYNVTVGGKSHSVTVKPA
- the trxA gene encoding thioredoxin: MTTVALTEQNFEQTISATNIVLIDFWASWCGPCRQFAPIFEQVSEKHEDITFAKLDTEAEQSIAAAANITSIPTIMIVKEGIPVFSQAGALSAPALEDLITQARNLDMEQVRKEMAERQGNEQAGDSN
- a CDS encoding cell division ATP-binding protein FtsE — encoded protein: MISFTDVVKTYRRGVKPALDGVSFEVGAGEFVFVVGASGSGKSTLIRLLLAEEKVSSGELSALGWDVVRLPRRRVPQLRRQIGVVFQDYRLLPDRDVQANVAYVLHVLGYNPADVDRLVPETLDVVGVGSLARRLPHELSGGEQQRVALARALVKRPSLLLADEPTGNLDPEATESIVELLGRVNAEGTTVLMATHDDRVVDMAGRRVIELCDGVVVRDEVGGRYRVVASGEGHGGELL